In one Lentimicrobium sp. L6 genomic region, the following are encoded:
- the ppdK gene encoding pyruvate, phosphate dikinase, with the protein MGKEKNQKNVYLWGDKKADGDATMKNLLGGKGANLCEMNLIGVPVPPGFTITTEVCTLYNDKGRDYVVSLIKEEVETAVKAVEEMMGTKFGDKENPCLLSVRSGARASMPGMMDTVLNLGLNDAAVEGIAKKSGNDRFAWDSYRRFVQMYGDVVMGMKPESKEDIDPFEEIIEAIKEEKGVEDDKDLSVDDLREMVKRFKAAVKAQTGQDFPDDPWEQLWGSVMAVFDSWMTKRAIYYRKLNDIPAEWGTAVNVQAMVFGNMGANSATGVAFTRDAGTGENLFNGEYLIDAQGEDVVAGIRTPQQITKEGSMRWAVLASVSEEDRAANFPSLEEAMPVIYKELDELQNKLEQHYKDMQDLEFTVQDGKLWMLQTRNGKRTGAAMVKIAMDKLKEGMISEKEALLEVEANKLDELLHPVFDKDALASGTVVTKGLPASPGASTGQIVFFADECEKYENAVLVRIETSPEDLEGMNVANGILTARGGMTSHAAVVARGMGKCCVSGAGSLRIDYKKRTMTVDGKVFKEGDWLSLNGTTGEILEGKIATIKPELSGDFGELMKLADKHSVMLVRTNAETPNDSKVARDFGAQGIGLCRTEHMFFEGDKIKAMREMILSEDEAGRREALAKLLPLQREDFEGIFQAMHDLPVTVRLLDPPLHEFIPHEEENQKEMADEMGLTVEDIKQKVEDLHEFNPMLGHRGCRLGNTYPEITEMQTRAIIEAALNLKAKGITAKPEIMIPLIGTKAELKMQEEIVRSIAEKVFEERNDRIDYLVGTMIEIPRAALTADEIAETAEFFSFGTNDLTQMTFGYSRDDAGKFLPVYLDKGILDADPFQVIDQTGVGSLMKIAVEKGRKTRPNIKIGICGEHGGEPSSVEFCNTLGFGYVSCSPFRVPIARLAAAHANIKQGAWDADATKEALKGSAKNIGNAVSAEFDVVEKEAKKVAKKARKEAEKELKNLKSEAKKIISKFEDEIKNLKKK; encoded by the coding sequence ATGGGTAAAGAAAAAAATCAAAAAAACGTTTATCTCTGGGGAGATAAAAAAGCCGATGGTGATGCTACCATGAAAAACCTATTAGGTGGTAAAGGTGCTAACCTTTGCGAAATGAATTTAATTGGTGTTCCAGTTCCTCCTGGTTTCACTATTACTACCGAAGTTTGTACCCTTTATAACGACAAAGGTCGTGATTACGTAGTTAGTCTAATCAAAGAAGAAGTTGAGACTGCTGTTAAAGCAGTAGAAGAAATGATGGGTACAAAATTTGGTGACAAAGAAAACCCATGTTTACTTTCAGTTCGTTCTGGAGCTCGTGCTTCTATGCCAGGAATGATGGATACAGTTTTAAACCTAGGTTTGAACGATGCTGCTGTTGAAGGTATCGCAAAAAAATCTGGAAACGATCGTTTTGCTTGGGATTCTTACCGTCGTTTCGTACAAATGTACGGTGACGTAGTTATGGGAATGAAACCTGAATCTAAAGAAGACATCGATCCTTTCGAAGAAATTATTGAAGCTATTAAGGAAGAAAAAGGCGTTGAAGACGATAAAGACTTAAGCGTTGACGATTTGAGAGAAATGGTTAAGCGTTTCAAAGCTGCCGTTAAAGCTCAAACTGGTCAAGATTTTCCAGATGATCCATGGGAACAACTATGGGGTTCTGTAATGGCTGTTTTTGATAGCTGGATGACAAAAAGAGCTATCTACTATAGAAAATTAAATGATATTCCTGCTGAATGGGGAACTGCTGTTAACGTTCAGGCCATGGTATTTGGTAACATGGGTGCTAATTCAGCTACTGGTGTTGCCTTTACAAGAGATGCTGGTACAGGTGAAAACCTTTTCAACGGCGAGTACTTAATTGATGCTCAAGGTGAAGATGTTGTTGCTGGTATCCGTACTCCTCAGCAAATTACAAAAGAAGGTTCAATGAGATGGGCTGTTCTTGCTAGTGTTTCTGAAGAAGACAGAGCTGCTAACTTCCCTTCATTAGAAGAAGCAATGCCTGTAATTTATAAGGAACTAGATGAGTTGCAAAACAAACTAGAACAACATTATAAAGACATGCAGGATCTTGAGTTCACCGTACAAGATGGTAAACTTTGGATGCTACAAACAAGAAATGGAAAACGTACTGGTGCAGCTATGGTTAAAATTGCCATGGACAAGCTTAAAGAAGGTATGATTTCTGAAAAAGAAGCTTTATTAGAAGTTGAAGCTAACAAATTAGATGAGTTACTTCACCCTGTATTTGACAAAGATGCTCTTGCTAGCGGAACTGTTGTTACCAAAGGTTTACCAGCTTCTCCTGGCGCTTCTACTGGACAGATTGTTTTCTTTGCTGACGAATGTGAAAAATATGAAAACGCTGTTTTAGTTAGAATTGAAACTTCTCCTGAAGATCTTGAAGGAATGAATGTTGCCAATGGTATTTTAACTGCTCGTGGTGGTATGACATCTCACGCTGCTGTTGTTGCTCGTGGTATGGGTAAATGTTGTGTTTCTGGCGCTGGTAGTCTTCGTATCGACTATAAGAAGAGAACTATGACTGTTGATGGTAAAGTTTTCAAGGAAGGAGACTGGTTGTCATTAAACGGAACAACAGGTGAAATCTTAGAAGGAAAAATTGCTACTATCAAGCCTGAGTTGAGTGGTGATTTTGGTGAGTTAATGAAATTAGCTGACAAACATTCTGTAATGTTAGTTAGAACTAATGCAGAAACTCCTAACGACTCTAAAGTAGCTCGTGACTTTGGTGCACAAGGAATTGGTCTTTGCCGTACAGAACATATGTTCTTCGAAGGTGATAAGATTAAAGCTATGCGTGAGATGATTCTTTCAGAAGATGAAGCAGGTAGAAGAGAAGCTCTTGCTAAATTATTACCACTTCAAAGAGAAGATTTCGAAGGTATTTTCCAAGCGATGCACGATCTTCCTGTAACTGTTCGTTTACTCGACCCACCATTGCATGAGTTTATTCCTCACGAGGAAGAAAACCAAAAAGAGATGGCTGACGAAATGGGACTTACTGTTGAAGATATCAAACAAAAAGTTGAAGATCTTCACGAATTCAACCCCATGTTAGGTCACCGTGGTTGTCGATTAGGAAATACCTATCCTGAAATTACAGAAATGCAAACTCGTGCTATCATCGAAGCTGCTTTAAACCTAAAAGCTAAAGGAATTACTGCTAAACCAGAAATTATGATTCCTCTTATCGGTACTAAAGCTGAATTGAAGATGCAAGAAGAGATTGTGAGATCTATTGCTGAAAAAGTATTCGAAGAAAGAAATGATAGAATCGATTATTTAGTTGGAACTATGATTGAAATTCCTAGAGCTGCTTTAACTGCTGACGAAATTGCTGAAACTGCAGAATTCTTCTCTTTCGGAACTAATGACTTAACTCAGATGACTTTTGGTTATTCAAGAGATGATGCTGGTAAATTCTTACCTGTTTATCTTGACAAAGGAATTCTTGATGCAGATCCATTCCAAGTTATTGACCAAACAGGTGTTGGTAGCCTAATGAAGATTGCTGTTGAAAAAGGTAGAAAAACTCGTCCAAATATCAAGATTGGTATTTGTGGAGAGCATGGTGGAGAGCCAAGTTCTGTTGAGTTCTGTAATACTTTAGGATTCGGTTATGTTTCTTGTTCTCCTTTCCGTGTACCAATCGCTCGTTTAGCTGCTGCTCATGCTAACATTAAGCAAGGTGCTTGGGATGCTGACGCTACAAAAGAAGCTCTAAAAGGTAGTGCCAAAAATATTGGTAATGCTGTTAGTGCTGAGTTTGATGTTGTTGAAAAAGAAGCGAAGAAAGTGGCAAAGAAAGCTCGTAAAGAAGCTGAAAAAGAGTTGAAAAACTTAAAATCAGAAGCTAAAAAAATCATCAGCAAATTCGAAGATGAAATTAAAAATTTGAAGAAGAAATAA
- a CDS encoding response regulator, which translates to MITNINVLAIFLIVLITILIVYLLFQYRKIKQLQEEKDQILKSVNSTKMEFWSSISHEIRTPMNGILGLVDLLKKTKLDKEQDEYLVDLNTSGSNLLTAVNSLLDRARLASDTIDLDEVPFNINDIVHGVAEYVQPEIKEKEIELVVYLEPGIPELMLGDPVRLKEILLNFVRNAVNYTVKGEIVIYVETESSQLDTVTLKFRVEDTGMGMSPVKQEALYNTVTKIDKKRFLDYNGPGLSLAVSKRMSELMGGEMGFKSEEGKGSNFWFTALFVKTTNKMAFSHSNSGITFSGLKAIVIEKHEISRKILKEYLQTLSIEVLAFTSTGEVIEYMENNKISDVFDLILLERHFQEVTDRMEIRRLKGMRPLNRAEIILISASANLYHKETLREAGYSGYLNKPIVLSHLANEIGAVIPAKYKKDILITSKGSKDSKLRILLVEDNLINEKVAKVSLDRIGHEVEVAREGKTAIAKYRVKDYDLILLDIKMPGMDGFEVATEIRNIEKNNPKKSEVRIIALTAEDFEGIKTKCYKVGMNGMLRKPFNFAELSNILKQ; encoded by the coding sequence ATGATAACGAATATTAATGTTTTAGCCATATTTTTAATCGTTTTAATTACGATTTTGATCGTCTATTTGCTATTTCAATATAGGAAAATCAAGCAACTTCAAGAGGAGAAAGATCAAATCTTAAAAAGTGTAAATTCTACTAAAATGGAATTTTGGTCTTCCATTTCTCATGAGATTAGAACTCCAATGAATGGTATTTTGGGTTTAGTAGATTTATTGAAGAAAACAAAACTAGATAAAGAACAGGATGAATATTTGGTGGATCTTAATACCAGTGGAAGTAACCTATTAACAGCAGTTAATTCTCTTCTTGATAGAGCTCGTTTGGCTTCAGATACCATAGACTTGGATGAAGTACCATTTAATATTAATGATATTGTACACGGTGTTGCAGAGTATGTTCAACCGGAGATTAAAGAGAAAGAGATTGAATTGGTTGTTTATCTTGAACCTGGGATTCCTGAATTGATGTTGGGGGATCCTGTTAGACTTAAAGAGATTCTACTGAATTTTGTAAGGAATGCTGTAAACTATACTGTAAAAGGTGAAATAGTTATCTATGTGGAAACAGAATCGAGTCAACTAGATACGGTGACTTTAAAGTTTAGAGTAGAAGATACTGGTATGGGAATGAGTCCTGTTAAGCAAGAAGCGCTTTATAATACGGTAACCAAAATAGACAAAAAGCGATTCCTCGATTATAATGGCCCTGGATTAAGTTTGGCAGTTTCTAAGCGAATGAGTGAACTGATGGGTGGTGAAATGGGATTCAAGAGTGAGGAGGGTAAGGGAAGTAATTTTTGGTTTACTGCCCTATTTGTGAAAACCACAAACAAGATGGCTTTTAGTCATAGTAATTCTGGAATTACTTTTAGCGGATTGAAAGCCATAGTTATTGAAAAACATGAAATTAGCAGAAAGATACTCAAAGAATACCTACAAACCTTAAGTATAGAAGTCTTAGCTTTTACAAGTACTGGTGAGGTTATTGAGTATATGGAGAATAATAAGATTAGTGATGTTTTTGATTTGATATTACTAGAAAGACATTTTCAGGAAGTTACAGATAGGATGGAGATTAGAAGGTTGAAAGGAATGAGACCCTTAAATAGAGCTGAAATTATTTTAATATCAGCCTCAGCAAACCTTTATCATAAAGAAACTTTGCGTGAGGCAGGCTATTCAGGTTATCTAAACAAACCAATTGTCTTGTCGCATCTGGCCAATGAAATTGGAGCTGTTATTCCTGCAAAGTATAAGAAAGATATACTAATCACATCAAAGGGTTCAAAGGATTCTAAACTGAGGATTCTATTAGTTGAAGATAACCTGATAAATGAAAAAGTAGCTAAAGTCAGTTTAGACCGAATAGGTCATGAGGTAGAAGTAGCACGAGAAGGTAAAACAGCCATAGCTAAATATAGAGTTAAGGATTATGATCTCATTCTTCTCGATATTAAGATGCCGGGTATGGATGGTTTCGAAGTTGCAACGGAGATTAGGAACATCGAGAAAAACAATCCAAAGAAATCGGAAGTTAGAATTATTGCATTAACAGCTGAAGATTTTGAGGGTATAAAGACTAAATGTTATAAAGTTGGAATGAATGGTATGCTGCGTAAACCATTTAATTTTGCTGAGCTGTCTAATATTTTGAAGCAATAA
- a CDS encoding DUF4294 domain-containing protein translates to MIRAIIIIVLSIGYSHLFSQTNGVIPAYIENGDTIYVEFLNEVEVKAPLVFDSKRNAKRYSRVVRYVKKVYPYAKVAGIKMREYEAILEKTDKKRDRKKIMRRAEQELKEEFENELKQLTYMQGEILLKLIDRETNTSGYELVKDMRGGFKATFYQSSARLFGFNLKDRYDPEGRDKELEYIVQLIEQGKL, encoded by the coding sequence ATGATTCGAGCTATCATTATTATCGTTCTCAGCATTGGATACTCTCATTTGTTTTCTCAAACAAATGGAGTTATTCCTGCATATATTGAAAATGGAGATACCATATACGTGGAGTTTCTGAATGAAGTTGAAGTCAAAGCTCCATTGGTTTTCGATAGTAAAAGAAATGCTAAACGATATAGTAGAGTCGTTCGATATGTAAAAAAGGTATATCCTTATGCAAAAGTAGCTGGAATAAAAATGAGAGAATACGAAGCCATACTCGAAAAAACAGATAAGAAACGAGATCGAAAAAAGATTATGCGTCGAGCCGAGCAAGAATTAAAAGAGGAGTTTGAAAATGAATTGAAGCAACTCACCTATATGCAAGGCGAAATCTTATTAAAACTCATTGATAGAGAAACTAACACATCGGGTTATGAATTGGTAAAAGATATGAGAGGAGGTTTTAAGGCCACATTCTACCAAAGTTCTGCCAGATTATTTGGCTTCAATTTAAAAGATCGTTACGACCCAGAAGGACGAGATAAAGAGTTAGAATATATTGTTCAGTTAATAGAGCAAGGCAAGCTTTAA
- the clpX gene encoding ATP-dependent Clp protease ATP-binding subunit ClpX → MGKKEKTEEKCSFCGRPKEETSILIAGFSGHICDSCVEQAHIIVKEEVKGDHNGIPTEEIPTPKEIKGFLDEYVIGQDEAKKILSVAVYNHYKRIGQPESKKYKDVEIEKSNIVLVGETGTGKTLLARTIAKILKVPFAIVDATVLTEAGYVGEDVESILSKLLQAADYDVASTEKGIIFIDELDKIARKSDNPSITRDVSGEGVQQALLKLLEGTDVNVPPQGGRKHPEQKMVKINTRNILFIAGGAFNGIERHIGSRLRTNMLGYGAKKGKEQIDMKNLLQYVSPTDLKKFGLIPEIIGRMPILTYLNPLDKDALKRILTEPKNALTKQFGKLFEMDDIELSFAQDAIEYIVDKAIEFKIGARGLRSIIEAIMTEAMFEAPSSKDKSKLKITKKYAEDMLNENGISKHKVA, encoded by the coding sequence ATGGGAAAGAAAGAAAAAACAGAAGAGAAGTGCTCATTCTGTGGAAGACCAAAAGAAGAAACTAGTATTCTTATTGCTGGATTCTCAGGTCATATTTGCGATAGTTGTGTTGAACAGGCACATATTATAGTTAAGGAGGAAGTAAAAGGAGACCACAATGGTATTCCTACTGAAGAAATACCTACTCCTAAAGAAATCAAAGGGTTTCTTGATGAATATGTCATTGGTCAGGACGAAGCAAAGAAAATCCTTTCGGTAGCGGTTTATAATCACTATAAGAGAATAGGTCAGCCCGAAAGCAAGAAGTACAAAGATGTTGAGATTGAAAAATCAAACATCGTGCTGGTAGGCGAAACAGGAACAGGAAAAACACTTTTAGCTAGAACTATTGCCAAAATCCTTAAAGTTCCATTTGCCATTGTTGATGCAACAGTATTAACTGAAGCTGGTTATGTTGGAGAAGATGTAGAAAGCATCCTATCAAAATTACTACAAGCCGCTGATTACGATGTAGCTTCTACCGAAAAAGGCATCATCTTTATTGATGAGTTGGACAAAATTGCTCGCAAGAGTGATAACCCTTCTATCACTAGAGATGTATCTGGCGAAGGAGTTCAACAAGCCTTGCTAAAATTACTCGAAGGAACAGATGTGAACGTTCCTCCACAAGGTGGTCGTAAACACCCTGAGCAGAAAATGGTAAAAATCAACACTCGAAACATCTTATTTATTGCCGGAGGTGCCTTCAATGGAATCGAACGTCATATTGGCTCTCGATTAAGGACCAATATGCTGGGCTACGGTGCTAAAAAAGGGAAAGAGCAAATTGATATGAAAAACCTTTTACAGTACGTTTCTCCAACAGATTTAAAGAAGTTTGGTCTTATTCCTGAAATTATTGGAAGAATGCCAATACTTACTTATTTAAATCCTTTGGATAAAGATGCACTGAAAAGAATTCTTACTGAACCCAAAAATGCCTTGACTAAACAGTTCGGTAAACTTTTTGAGATGGATGACATTGAACTTAGTTTTGCCCAAGATGCTATAGAATATATAGTTGACAAAGCCATTGAGTTCAAAATTGGAGCTCGTGGTTTGCGTTCTATTATTGAAGCAATAATGACAGAGGCCATGTTTGAAGCTCCATCTTCAAAAGACAAAAGCAAACTTAAAATCACAAAAAAGTATGCTGAAGACATGCTGAATGAAAATGGAATAAGTAAACATAAAGTGGCCTAA
- the clpP gene encoding ATP-dependent Clp endopeptidase proteolytic subunit ClpP — protein MNPNEFRKYATGHMGISSLTMDRYTSMVQNYISPTIIEERQLNVAQMDVFSRLMMDRIIFLGVPIDDYVSNIIQAQLLFLESADAEKDIQIYLNTPGGSVYAGLGIYDTMQYIQPQVATICTGMAASMGAVLLCAGEKGKRTALKHSRVLIHQPMGGAQGQASDIEITAKEILKLKKELYQIISSHSGQTIKKIEKDGDRDYWLTSAEAKEYGMIDEILGR, from the coding sequence ATGAATCCAAACGAATTTAGAAAATATGCCACTGGCCATATGGGTATTAGCAGCCTAACCATGGATCGCTATACTTCAATGGTTCAGAATTATATCTCTCCTACTATTATTGAGGAGCGCCAATTAAATGTTGCCCAAATGGATGTTTTTTCCAGGTTAATGATGGATAGAATCATCTTTTTAGGTGTCCCTATTGACGATTATGTATCTAATATTATTCAAGCTCAACTTCTATTTCTAGAAAGTGCCGATGCTGAAAAAGATATACAGATATACTTAAACACCCCTGGGGGATCAGTTTATGCTGGATTAGGTATTTATGATACCATGCAATATATCCAACCTCAAGTAGCTACTATCTGTACAGGCATGGCTGCTAGTATGGGAGCTGTACTATTATGTGCAGGTGAAAAAGGCAAGAGAACAGCCTTAAAGCATAGTAGAGTTCTTATTCATCAGCCAATGGGTGGTGCACAAGGACAAGCTAGCGATATAGAAATCACAGCTAAAGAAATCCTGAAACTTAAGAAAGAACTTTACCAAATCATCAGCAGTCATAGCGGTCAAACCATTAAGAAAATAGAAAAAGATGGCGACCGAGATTACTGGCTAACTTCAGCGGAAGCCAAGGAATATGGTATGATTGATGAAATTTTGGGAAGGTAG
- the tig gene encoding trigger factor: MNISRENTGDLTAVLKVEIAELDYAENVKKALGDLRKKANIPGFRAGKVPFGVVNKMYGKSVLADEVNKMLGESLNNYITENKLNILGQPLPSVDQKDEINFDTQKDFVFHFDIGFSPEINLELNKDIHVGYSEIEVADNMVDDYMTDIRERFGEQTHPENVEENSKITASFKQLDEEGNAIEGGIASEDATFAVEDIKLKTITKLLVGKAVGETVKLDPMRALKDANKVAAMLKVAKLMVEDLKAEFEVEIKEIVNITPAELNEELFKKAYPSAELKTEEDLRNRIKEDASKQFAGESDKLFMGKAVDVLIEKAGMKLPDEFMKRWILENNEGELTAEQLEVQYDSYANSLKWQILQNKLITDNNLQVSEEEIRNHVRGFISGQYFGGMEQNEAFESSLNGIVDNVLKNQDEVKKIYDQLYDNKILNLFKESLSLDIETMPLEDFIKKASEVPQA, from the coding sequence ATGAATATCTCAAGAGAAAACACAGGAGATTTGACAGCAGTTCTTAAAGTAGAAATTGCAGAGCTTGACTACGCAGAGAACGTAAAAAAAGCATTAGGTGACTTAAGAAAAAAAGCCAATATCCCTGGGTTTAGAGCCGGAAAAGTTCCTTTTGGCGTTGTGAATAAAATGTATGGCAAATCAGTTTTGGCAGATGAGGTTAACAAAATGTTGGGCGAATCATTGAACAATTACATTACTGAGAACAAACTAAATATTTTAGGACAACCCCTTCCAAGTGTTGACCAAAAGGACGAAATCAATTTTGATACTCAAAAAGATTTTGTTTTTCATTTTGATATTGGTTTTTCTCCTGAAATCAATTTAGAGTTAAACAAAGACATACATGTTGGGTACAGTGAAATTGAGGTAGCAGATAACATGGTGGATGATTATATGACAGATATTCGCGAGCGTTTTGGCGAACAAACTCATCCAGAAAATGTAGAGGAAAACAGTAAAATTACAGCTTCATTTAAACAATTAGATGAAGAAGGAAATGCAATAGAAGGCGGAATAGCTTCTGAAGATGCTACATTTGCTGTAGAAGATATTAAACTTAAAACCATCACTAAATTATTAGTTGGAAAAGCTGTTGGCGAAACAGTAAAGTTAGACCCCATGAGAGCTCTTAAAGATGCCAACAAGGTTGCAGCTATGCTTAAAGTTGCTAAATTAATGGTTGAAGATTTAAAAGCAGAATTTGAAGTTGAAATAAAAGAAATAGTTAATATTACTCCTGCTGAACTTAACGAGGAATTATTTAAAAAAGCATATCCTAGTGCAGAGCTTAAAACTGAAGAAGATTTAAGAAACCGCATTAAAGAAGATGCTTCAAAGCAATTTGCAGGTGAAAGTGACAAACTATTCATGGGAAAAGCTGTGGATGTTTTGATAGAAAAAGCTGGCATGAAATTACCAGATGAGTTCATGAAGCGTTGGATTTTAGAAAACAACGAAGGTGAGCTTACTGCAGAACAATTAGAAGTTCAGTATGACAGCTATGCTAATTCTTTGAAATGGCAAATCCTTCAGAACAAACTCATTACAGACAATAATCTACAGGTTAGTGAGGAGGAAATAAGAAATCATGTTAGAGGTTTCATTAGTGGTCAATATTTTGGCGGAATGGAACAAAACGAAGCTTTCGAAAGCTCATTGAATGGTATTGTTGATAATGTCTTGAAAAATCAAGATGAAGTAAAGAAAATCTACGATCAACTTTACGACAATAAAATTTTGAATCTATTTAAAGAATCATTATCTTTAGATATAGAAACCATGCCTCTTGAAGACTTCATTAAAAAAGCTAGTGAAGTTCCTCAGGCATAA
- the nusB gene encoding transcription antitermination factor NusB — MLNRRHIRIKVLQALYAAIQSDQTDVYNGQKKLMSKFDKLYDLAIYQMSFMLEVRDFSENRLEEAKKKHFPTEENKNPNTRFINNPVLLQIRDNADFNRRVDNLAVNWSTEPEMIRKVFMNLLETEFYNDYLQLKDSNYKQDKEFVIRFFEEVVLPHESLHSLFAEKNLDWTDDYNLAAEVVMMIISNYKQGWTEERRLPPLFKDDKEEGRSQDRSFARDLYKEVLDKQFEYDELIKPNIKNWEIERLATIDKILIKMALAEILEMPTIPIKVSMNEYIDLSKYFSTPKSKVFINGILDHLIAELKEQGKIKKIGRGLVN; from the coding sequence ATGCTAAATAGAAGACATATCAGAATCAAGGTACTACAAGCCCTTTATGCTGCCATTCAATCTGACCAAACCGATGTATATAATGGACAAAAAAAACTAATGAGTAAGTTTGATAAATTATATGACTTGGCCATTTATCAAATGAGTTTTATGCTTGAAGTTAGAGACTTTTCTGAAAACCGTCTAGAAGAAGCCAAAAAGAAACATTTTCCTACAGAGGAGAATAAAAACCCAAACACTAGGTTTATTAATAATCCTGTTTTACTCCAGATTCGCGATAATGCAGATTTTAATCGCAGAGTTGATAATTTGGCCGTGAACTGGTCAACTGAGCCCGAAATGATTAGAAAAGTATTTATGAATCTTTTGGAAACTGAGTTTTATAACGATTATCTTCAGCTCAAAGATTCGAATTATAAGCAGGACAAAGAATTTGTTATTCGCTTTTTTGAAGAAGTAGTATTACCCCACGAAAGTCTTCATTCTTTATTTGCGGAGAAAAATTTGGATTGGACTGATGATTATAATTTAGCTGCAGAAGTGGTGATGATGATTATATCTAATTACAAACAAGGTTGGACTGAAGAAAGAAGACTTCCTCCCTTGTTTAAAGATGATAAAGAGGAGGGTAGAAGTCAAGATAGATCTTTCGCAAGAGATTTGTATAAGGAAGTTTTGGACAAGCAATTTGAGTATGATGAGTTGATTAAACCAAATATTAAAAACTGGGAAATTGAAAGATTAGCAACTATTGATAAAATTCTGATAAAGATGGCTTTAGCTGAGATACTTGAAATGCCAACTATCCCAATTAAAGTTTCTATGAATGAATACATTGACCTGAGTAAATACTTTAGTACCCCAAAGAGTAAAGTGTTTATCAATGGAATTTTAGATCACCTTATTGCTGAACTAAAAGAGCAAGGTAAAATTAAAAAGATAGGTAGAGGTTTAGTAAATTAA